TCATCGGCTTGGTCGCCTCGCCCCTCTTTTCAGACCACCACAGGCGGCAGCAAATTCTTATCCATGCGCCTTCAACTTCAAGGTCTTGATCATCAAGATCCCGCGTCCAATCAGAAGGATAAAATAGAAAAGCTGGATTCTTGCCCACTATTCCCCCACCATTCCCTTCACCCTGATTTCTGTCCTTGGATGATCCAGGTCATGCCGTTTTCTGCTGCCGTCCCAGGACGCAATCTGTTTGTCATTCGCCCATAGAATTCCTTCCATTGCGTCCGCAATCGACTCCATGCATCCACTGAGGTCGGGCTCAGGGCCTTTGTAATAAAACCGCGCCTCAACATGTATCGGCCCCACCAGCGGCGGTATCATGGCCTTTGCCCACGCCTCTTTCCGCGCCTGCTTCTCCCATGCCGTGTATGCCTTGCTAGGCAGGATCATGGGACGGCGGGGACAGTTCCGTCCGCCGATCATGACAACCTGCTTGCTGTTCTTCTTTGAGACAATCGAGCCGGGGATCGAGAGGAAAATTTCGGTCATGACGTACGAGCCTCCTTCAGCCTCTCGATCTCTTCTACATGAGTCACAACGACCCTCTTCCACTGCTCGATCTCGGCCTTCAGTGCGGCGATCTGCTCTTCCGCCCTCAATGCCCTTTCATGCCAATGTGCGAAGGGAGTGTTTTGATAGACATTGAGAAGATCGTCCTTCTCCTTCAGCGCGGCCTCAGCGTCGGAGTAGAGGACATAATCGCCTGTGGTGTAGGGTTCCATTTCGGCCCGACACTCATCCTCTATGAAATCCAGTATTGGCTGGTATCTTTTCATCGCTCCTCCACGCCGCACGTCAGGCGGTTACCATCTCTCTAATTCCCGTTCATAAGCCTCTTGTGCCGATTCTCTGGCGGCATCCCTGTAATCGCGTTCCAAATCACGCATTGTCTCGTTGTATTCGTCTTGACTTATGCGGCCCTCTTCAAGCATACGTTCCAATACCTCTACTTCTCTATCCCATTGATTCATCATTTCCTCCCCTTCTCATACGCCCCGCACGTCAGGCGGCAGTCCCTCTTGATTTCACCCCCGCCGCCGCCCTTGCAAGGTCCGTCGTGTTGCTGTGGACGGTCCTGTCGCCGGCGGCCAGATCGAACTCGACTTGGCTTTCATTCATGATCCGTCTGATCTTCGCCGTGCATTTCTCAGGAGCCTCAATGATCTCCCTGGCAAAGCTGATCTTGATTTCGGCTTCCACTCCCTGGGGAGCGGGGGAGAGGCCGACGCCGATGCTGATCCTGGTCCCGGCTCCGATGTTCATGTATGCTTCATTAATCGCGCTCTGGTTCTCGCTCAATAACGCCTCGATGTCCCCGGCGATCATGCCTATAACTCTTGGTCCAATATGCTCTTCCATGATTCTCCTTTCTTATGCGGCCCTCCTGATCTGCCGCCTCCAATAGCGGGTGATTTTTTCATATTGCGCCTTGATCTCCGCGGGAATGTCATAGGATTTCTTTTCAAGGTATTTGCCTGTTACAAACCAGTTCCCGGCGAGCACCTTTTCCCGGCCCTCGACCATCTTCTTGACTTGGTCGTCGATCTCCTCATATTCCTTGACGGCTGGCTTCAGGGCGTCCAGGCGGTCAAGCATTGTCGCCAGTTCCCCGGTGTCAACCTCGATCTCCTTGCCGATGTGATCCGGCAGGCAGATGTGGGCGAAGGCGCAGCCGTCGCACCATAGATCATCGTTGATTGGATTGGGCAGCGTTCCCGTAGCGACGTGGGCGTTGACGGCCTCGGCACGTTTCAAGAGGGTTTCGCCTAACTCATAATCCAGAGGCACCCATATTTCCTTCATGGCGCCAGAGGTCTTGTCTTTGAATAGGATCACGCCCTTTTCCTTGTTCGCCATAAGGCAATACAATGTAAGCTGTGCGGGGTACTTTCGGAGATAGGCATATTTACCGCCTGTCAGGTCCGCCACGCTGTTTATTGCCTTGAACACGAAGGGAGAGCAGGACTTGATTTCGAGAGGCCATGAACCGTCATCCAAGAGTATGGTCCCATCTGTATGGCCCGTAATCTGATACTCCGGCCATTGAAAGGATCTCTGCTGCTCGATCACGGTCAGGCCAGCCTCGTCAAGTTCCCGGAGCACGATCTTTTCGATCTCGTTTCCCATGTCGAAAACCATTTGAAGGCCGACATCATGCAGACTCTTTTCCTGCCATCGTGTACGGTTCAGGACGTGGTATCTGATGCAGGGGATCCCCAAGTCGCTCGCCCTGTTGCTGTTCACCGGAAACTGTTTGATCTTCCGGGCCTTGCTTTCAAGAATTTTTTCAACGATCATGGCGATACTCCTGTCTGTCGCACGTATAATCCCCACGGACCCGATAACGGACGAGATCCCTCTCGCCGATGATCCGGCACATCCCTTTGACGTTATATTGGACAAGTTCTCCAGGTTGAAGATAAAGATTTATGAAATTGATGCAGTAACGACAATTTTGGCTTTCATCCGTGGATCCCTTGCGGTAGCGGATCTCGTCCTTGATCTTGAGTCTCGGCAATGATCCCATTATGCTCAGCCCTCCTGTCCGGGCTCGCGCTCGGTCTCCACCCCCGGCCCCTCGTCGGCAAAAATGATATTCTCGGCATCGTTTCCGTATTTATTTGTAACGAAAGTAATGACCACCTTCCGGGCCGCGTCTTTCGCCTCTTTCGCCGTCTTTGCCAGCGTCTCG
This Syntrophorhabdaceae bacterium DNA region includes the following protein-coding sequences:
- a CDS encoding RusA family crossover junction endodeoxyribonuclease, which encodes MTEIFLSIPGSIVSKKNSKQVVMIGGRNCPRRPMILPSKAYTAWEKQARKEAWAKAMIPPLVGPIHVEARFYYKGPEPDLSGCMESIADAMEGILWANDKQIASWDGSRKRHDLDHPRTEIRVKGMVGE